The genomic stretch ATAGTTTTTTTGTTACATTTGTGTATGGTATGAATGATGAAGAAGGCCGAAATCTATTGTGGAAAGACTTGCAGGACTTGTCTATGGAGTCTCCTTGGATTGTATTGGGGGATTTCAACGATATTTTTTCTAAGGAGGAGCGGATTGGTACTCGGGTCAAATACACTAATTCGCATTCTTTTCAAAGGTGTGTGGAGGTTTGTCAATTGGAAGatattaaatatagtgagaactTTTATACCTGGAATAATAAGCAGCAGGGCCAAGATCATATTTACTCAAAAATTGATCGTATTTTGGCTAATCAACGGTGGTTGGATACTTATGTAGCAGCAGAGGTTCATTTTTTGAATGAGGGGCTCTTTGATCACTCACCAGCTCTCCTCACGGTGTATCCTGATTTGGTCACTGGCAGGAAACCCTTTAAATATTTTCGCATGTGGAAATCCTTTCCTGGTTTTCATGACTTGGTTCTCACTTATTGGATTCGACCTGTAGATGGCACATTGATGTACAGAGTAGTTCAGAAGCTTAAAATACTAAAGGGCACCTTGAGAATGATTAATAAGCATGGGTTTTTCGGATATACATATTCCTCACTTTGAGGCTTTTCATGCTCTAACTGAATGTCAAGAACAGTTGAATAAGGATCTTATAAATCCCAGTTTTATTCAGCTGGAAAATGAAGTTTGACAAAAATATATTGACATACATCGATCTTATTGTTCTTTCTTACAGCAAAAAGCTAAAATTAAATGGATTCAAGCGGGCGATGCTAACTCTGCTTTTTTCCATGCAAGCATTAGAGAGAGGCGAAGTAAGAATAGAATTTATTCTATTACTTATGATTTAGGGGAATGGATGGATCAGCCTGATAGAGTAATAACAACTTTCCTGGAGTATTATCAGAGGTTATTAGGCAGTAAGATGACTTTGAGGAATAAGCTTAAAAAAGTGGTTATTGAAGGTACAATTCTTTCTAGTACTCAAGCTAATAGTCTGCTTCTTCCTTATAGTCAAGAGGAAGTTAAAAAAGCTATTTGGGAGATTCTTGGTACAAAGGCGCCTGGCCTGGATGGATATTGCAGTTATTTTTTCCAGGATAATTGGGATATAATTGGAGATGAGATTTGTGCTGTTATTCTTTCTTTTTTGCATTCTGGGAAAATATTAAAAGAGTTGAACTCTACAGTTTTGACTCTAATCCCGAAGAATAAATGCCCAAAACATGTGAGTGATTATAGACCTACAGCTTGCTGTAATGTGCTCTATAAAGTTGCTACCAAGTTGATTTGCTCAAGATTGAGGACTATTATGCCAGTGATTGTTGCTCAAAATCAAGGAGGGTTTGTCAAGGGGAGATTTATTACTCACAATATTATGATCTGTCAAGACCTAGTTCACCATTATGCAAGGAAAGTCGGGAAACCAAAGTGTATGATTAAGCTTGATTTGCAGAAAGCTTATGATACGATTGAATGGGATTTTATTGAGGAAATGTTTGAAGCTTTCAATTTTCCAAGTAAGTTCATTAAGCTTGTTATGAAATGTGTTCGAACTCCAAAATTTTCTCTTATGTTTAATGGCTCTTTGCATGGATTTTTTGAGTCTAAGAGGGGCCTGCGGCAGGGGGACCCTATGTCTCCTTTATTGTTTGTGTTGGGGTTGGAATATCTTTCAAGAATTTTACAACGAATAGGAAGGAAAAAGGATTTTAAATTTCATGAAAGGTGTGAAGGGATCAAGCTTAATCATCTTAGCTTTGCTGATGAAGTTTTATTATTCTATCATGGAGATTTCAGATCCATTTATTATATGTTGCAAGGTCTTTAGCTCTTTTCTAGCACATCCGGGCTATTTCCAAATCAGTCTAAATCAGTTGTTTACTGTAGTGGTATGAATGAGCAAGAAGTCCAACGAATCCTTGATGCTTCGAGTTATAGTAGAAGTGCTCTACCGTTCAAATATCTTGGAATTCCAATCTGTTCTAAGAGAATTTTAGCAAAAAACTGTGAGATTCTTCTTGAAAAGATGCTTGCTCGAATCAAGTGCTTGAGTTCTAGAAAAATTTCCTTTGCTGG from Humulus lupulus chromosome 5, drHumLupu1.1, whole genome shotgun sequence encodes the following:
- the LOC133779989 gene encoding uncharacterized protein LOC133779989, whose product is MHPSPPILRSGNIVQNLSSKFANSEAEGEKQNTNSKGVKITMDDIEDEVSFWTGDGVLTGGFVFFDKKLVVMKLWDAFTDFKKEDGNRLVDSTTRGRDKLNFPRVLIEVSLTQDFPEFISFEIELDIEVSVTVTYEWKPLICGHCKGMGHSTLTCRKKEGKKQEWVVKKVMKPHESVAEQVSKPDWTDSGKSQSREGFQPITKGWRAKDKAKHVPNVSQPTIISNTFQALYFEIGDSCRRIGLVGLLEMRVKAHNLGALYLRVFSGWCFTSNNSWHEGRHIVVSWNPLIFNVVILKCSSQMIHLHASSILNKDSFFVTFVYGMNDEEGRNLLWKDLQDLSMESPWIVLGDFNDIFSKEERIGTRVKYTNSHSFQRCVEVCQLEDIKYSENFYTWNNKQQGQDHIYSKIDRILANQRWLDTYVAAEVHFLNEGLFDHSPALLTVYPDLVTGRKPFKYFRMWKSFPGFHDLVLTYWIRPVDGTLMYRQKAKIKWIQAGDANSAFFHASIRERRSKNRIYSITYDLGEWMDQPDRVITTFLEYYQRLLGSKMTLRNKLKKVVIEGTILSSTQANSLLLPYSQEEVKKAIWEILGTKAPGLDGYCSYFFQDNWDIIGDEICAVILSFLHSGKILKELNSTVLTLIPKNKCPKHVSDYRPTACCNVLYKVATKLICSRLRTIMPVIVAQNQGGFVKGRFITHNIMICQDLVHHYARKVGKPKCMIKLDLQKAYDTIEWDFIEEMFEAFNFPSKFIKLVMKCVRTPKFSLMFNGSLHGFFESKRGLRQGDPMSPLLFVLGLEYLSRILQRIGRKKDFKFHERCEGIKLNHLSFADESKSVVYCSGMNEQEVQRILDASSYSRSALPFKYLGIPICSKRILAKNCEILLEKMLARIKCLSSRKISFAGRVILINSVLLSIHSYWNQIMIIPKKILNEISAICRAFLWKGQASSSGPGRLAWDLVCNSKKSGGLGFKDSIDWNIAAIGKYIWAIAEKKDNLWVKWVHHVYIKQADWWDYIAPVSISRYWKKIFEVKEKFKRLISVQQFKNEVRNGYNIIHTDLDIVHWSKVVWGRLNTPKHSFILWLAVHDRLNTKDRLKRHHVIENSDCLLCGIFEESCDHLFFNCSFTIRCYKQVLLWLNWRTESTSLLKVN